In Carya illinoinensis cultivar Pawnee chromosome 6, C.illinoinensisPawnee_v1, whole genome shotgun sequence, a single genomic region encodes these proteins:
- the LOC122313641 gene encoding uncharacterized protein LOC122313641, translating to MSHTQRGRGVLQPIGRNPHPEPVGWTLRDDPKVDSDDSIQPPDELHPSFLHPSTTPAGVNTAVNTTGNEANTSKRGKGVAKGTEFDRMRKYGKIPLEIKDGKIGPSCNNRTVYTTRVTWTIKHYAEMRHVSWSVVDAKEKEELSERVQVWL from the exons ATGAGTCACACGCAAAGAGGGAGAGGAGTGTTGCAGCCCATTGGACGAAACCCACATCCAGAACCAGTAGGTTGGACTTTGAGAGACGATCCTAAAGTGGACTCTGATGATTCCATTCAACCCCCAGATGAGTTACATCCATCATTTTTGCATCCCTCTACTACTCCTGCAGGGGTGAATACAGCAGTGAATACAACAGGCAATG AAGCAAACACTAGTAAACGTGGAAAAGGTGTAGCCAAAGGTACAGAGTTTGATCGGATGCGGAAATATGGCAAGATACCACTTGAAATCAAAGATGGGAAGATAGGTCCATCATGTAACAATAGGACAGTATACACAACTCGAGTGACATGGACCATTAAGCACTATGCAGAAATGAGACATGTTAGCTGGAGTGTTGTCGATGCGAAGGAGAAAGAGGAGCTGTCTGAACGTGTTCAAGTATGGCTCTGA